The proteins below are encoded in one region of Pseudoduganella armeniaca:
- the ntrC gene encoding nitrogen regulation protein NR(I) — MKPIWIVDDDESIRWVLEKALARENLATKSFANARDAIAALEYETPQVLVSDIRMPGDSGLDLLQVVKTRYPGLPVIIITAFSDLDSAVAAFQGGAFEYLAKPFDIDKAVELIRRALDESLREANVESGPAETPEILGQAPAMQEVFRAIGRLSQSNVTVLITGESGTGKELVARALHKHSPRAAQPFIALNTAAIPKDLLESELFGHERGAFTGAQATRRGRFEQAEGGTLFLDEIGDMPFDLQTRLLRVLSDGHFYRVGGHQPLKANVRVITATHQNLEQRVRDGLFREDLYHRLNVIRLRLPSLRERREDIPILVRHFLLQSAKQLGVEAKRMSDATLTFLQSLDLPGNVRQLENLCNWITVMAPGQTVEVKDLPLELSEGQSALQAAPELPAAAPHAPIAAAAAPAAPRPDGWLALLELQAATMLSDGQQDVMDVLGRQFESALIRTALKYTHGRKNDAAVRLGIGRNTITRKIAELGIDGAKED; from the coding sequence ATGAAGCCAATCTGGATAGTCGACGACGACGAATCGATCCGCTGGGTATTAGAAAAAGCATTGGCGAGGGAAAATCTCGCAACGAAGAGTTTTGCCAACGCGCGCGATGCCATCGCCGCGCTCGAATATGAAACGCCGCAGGTGCTGGTGTCCGACATCCGCATGCCGGGCGATTCCGGCCTCGACCTGCTGCAGGTCGTCAAGACGCGCTATCCTGGCCTGCCCGTCATCATCATCACCGCGTTTTCCGACCTGGATTCGGCCGTCGCCGCGTTCCAGGGTGGCGCCTTCGAGTACCTGGCCAAGCCGTTCGACATCGACAAGGCTGTCGAGCTGATCCGCCGGGCGCTGGACGAAAGCCTGCGCGAAGCCAACGTCGAATCGGGCCCGGCGGAAACGCCGGAAATCCTGGGCCAGGCCCCGGCGATGCAGGAAGTATTCCGCGCCATCGGCCGGCTGTCGCAGTCGAACGTCACGGTCCTCATCACCGGCGAATCGGGCACCGGCAAGGAGCTGGTCGCACGGGCGCTGCACAAGCACAGCCCACGCGCGGCGCAGCCCTTCATCGCGCTCAACACGGCCGCCATTCCGAAGGACCTCCTGGAATCCGAGCTGTTCGGCCACGAGCGCGGTGCGTTTACCGGCGCGCAGGCGACGCGGCGCGGCCGCTTCGAGCAGGCCGAGGGCGGCACCCTGTTCCTGGACGAGATCGGCGACATGCCGTTCGACCTGCAGACGCGCCTGCTGCGCGTGCTGTCGGACGGTCACTTCTATCGCGTCGGCGGGCACCAGCCGCTGAAGGCCAACGTGCGCGTCATCACGGCCACGCACCAGAACCTGGAGCAGCGCGTGCGCGACGGCTTGTTCCGCGAGGACTTGTACCACCGCCTGAACGTCATCCGCCTGCGCCTGCCCAGCCTGCGCGAGCGGCGCGAGGACATCCCCATCCTGGTGCGTCACTTCCTGCTGCAAAGCGCCAAGCAGCTGGGCGTGGAAGCCAAGCGCATGAGCGACGCCACGCTGACGTTTCTGCAAAGCCTGGACCTGCCGGGCAATGTGCGCCAGCTGGAAAACCTGTGCAACTGGATCACCGTGATGGCGCCGGGCCAGACGGTGGAGGTGAAGGACCTGCCGCTGGAATTGTCGGAAGGGCAGAGCGCGCTGCAGGCCGCGCCCGAGCTGCCGGCGGCGGCACCGCACGCGCCGATCGCGGCCGCCGCCGCGCCGGCAGCGCCACGGCCGGACGGCTGGCTGGCGCTGCTGGAACTGCAGGCGGCGACGATGCTGTCGGACGGCCAGCAGGACGTGATGGACGTGCTGGGCCGCCAGTTCGAGTCCGCGCTGATCCGCACGGCGCTGAAGTACACGCACGGCCGCAAGAACGACGCCGCCGTCCGCCTGGGCATCGGGCGCAACACCATCACGCGCAAGATCGCGGAGCTGGGCATCGACGGCGCCAAGGAGGATTGA
- the corA gene encoding magnesium/cobalt transporter CorA — protein sequence MLINCVAYQHGHKLADIPVADISDHIAVPDTFVWVALKDARADELAVMQEEFGLHELAVEDALRGHQRPKIEEYGDSLFVVVKTVELVDDELVVGEIDIFVGNNYVLSSRQNSAQSFMGVRARTEREPHLLQHGSGFVLYALMDAAVDRYFPIVDAFEAELEQIEDSIFLQQTQRANIQRLYELKRKVMTLRHAVAPLLDAIGKLHGGRVPSMCVSSQEYFRDVHDHLARINATLDTIRDTIGTAIQVNLSMVALDEGEVNKRLAAWAAIFAVLTAFAGIWGMNFEFMPELKWRYGYPVALTAMATTCLLLYRRFKRAGWL from the coding sequence ATGCTGATCAATTGCGTCGCCTACCAACACGGCCACAAGCTGGCCGACATCCCCGTGGCCGACATCAGCGACCATATCGCCGTGCCCGACACCTTCGTCTGGGTGGCGCTGAAGGATGCGCGGGCCGACGAGCTGGCCGTCATGCAGGAGGAGTTCGGCCTGCACGAGCTGGCCGTCGAGGATGCGCTGCGCGGCCACCAGCGGCCCAAGATCGAGGAATACGGCGACTCGCTGTTCGTGGTCGTCAAGACGGTCGAATTGGTCGACGACGAGCTGGTCGTGGGCGAGATCGACATTTTCGTCGGCAATAACTACGTGCTGTCCTCGCGCCAGAACAGCGCGCAGAGCTTCATGGGCGTGCGCGCCCGCACCGAGCGCGAGCCGCACCTGCTGCAGCACGGCTCCGGCTTCGTGCTGTATGCGCTGATGGACGCGGCCGTCGACCGCTATTTCCCCATCGTCGATGCGTTCGAGGCAGAGCTCGAGCAGATCGAGGACAGCATCTTCCTGCAGCAGACGCAACGCGCCAACATCCAGCGGCTGTACGAACTGAAACGCAAGGTGATGACCTTGCGCCACGCCGTCGCGCCCCTGCTGGACGCCATCGGCAAGCTGCATGGCGGCCGGGTCCCCTCGATGTGCGTCAGCAGCCAGGAGTATTTCCGCGACGTGCACGACCACCTGGCCCGCATCAACGCCACGCTCGACACGATCCGCGACACGATCGGTACGGCGATCCAGGTGAACCTGTCGATGGTGGCGCTGGACGAAGGCGAGGTCAACAAGCGGCTGGCGGCCTGGGCCGCCATCTTTGCCGTGCTGACGGCCTTTGCCGGCATCTGGGGCATGAATTTCGAATTCATGCCGGAGCTGAAGTGGCGCTACGGTTATCCCGTCGCGCTGACAGCAATGGCCACCACGTGCCTGTTGCTGTACCGGCGCTTCAAGCGCGCCGGCTGGCTGTAG
- a CDS encoding NAD(P)/FAD-dependent oxidoreductase, producing the protein MLRLNELKLPLNHTEPELTEAILARLDIAPDMLRGFTVHKRSYDARKKTNIILIYSLDVETTDDAGILQRRKHDVHLMPSPDMEYKFVAHGVNLDGSQPRPVVIGMGPCGLFAALILAQMGLKPIVLERGKTVRERTKDTFGFWRKRVLNPESNVQFGEGGAGTFSDGKLYSQIKDPKYLGRKVLTEFVKAGAPEEILYVSKPHIGTFRLVKMVEAMREEIVALGGEIRFEQRVTDFEIEEKDGVRQLRGLLLASGERIVTDHVVLAIGHSSRDTFEILYERGVYIEAKPFSIGFRVEHPQSLIDTCRFGPNAGHPILGAADYKLVHHAKNGRAVYSFCMCPGGTVVAAASEPGRVVTNGMSQYSRAERNANSAIVVSISPEDYPGHPLAGIEFQRRLEEKAFELGGGNYSAPGQLMGDFVAGKPSTEFGAVIPSYKPAVHLTDLATILPDYAVEALREAFPAFDKQVRGYFKHDAVLTGLETRTSSPIRIKRRDDDLQSLNTRGLFPAGEGAGYAGGILSAGVDGIKVAEAVALSMAAKK; encoded by the coding sequence ATGCTGCGACTGAACGAACTGAAACTCCCCCTCAACCATACCGAGCCCGAGCTGACCGAGGCCATCCTGGCCCGTCTCGACATCGCGCCCGACATGCTGCGTGGCTTCACCGTCCACAAGCGCAGCTACGACGCGCGCAAGAAGACCAATATCATCCTGATCTACTCGCTCGACGTGGAAACGACGGACGATGCCGGTATCCTGCAACGGCGCAAGCACGACGTGCACCTGATGCCGTCGCCGGACATGGAGTACAAGTTCGTCGCCCACGGCGTGAACCTGGACGGCAGCCAGCCGCGCCCGGTCGTCATCGGCATGGGCCCATGCGGCCTGTTCGCCGCGCTGATCCTGGCACAGATGGGCCTGAAGCCCATCGTGCTGGAACGGGGCAAGACGGTGCGCGAGCGCACCAAGGACACGTTCGGCTTCTGGCGCAAGCGCGTGCTCAATCCCGAATCGAACGTGCAGTTCGGCGAAGGCGGGGCGGGCACGTTCTCGGATGGCAAGCTGTACAGCCAGATCAAGGACCCGAAATACCTGGGCCGCAAGGTGCTGACGGAGTTCGTCAAGGCCGGCGCGCCCGAGGAAATCCTCTACGTCAGCAAGCCGCACATCGGTACCTTCCGCCTGGTCAAGATGGTCGAAGCAATGCGCGAGGAAATCGTCGCACTGGGCGGCGAGATCCGCTTCGAGCAGCGTGTCACCGATTTCGAGATCGAAGAGAAGGATGGCGTGCGCCAGCTGCGCGGCCTGCTGCTGGCCTCGGGCGAGCGCATCGTCACCGACCACGTGGTGCTGGCCATCGGCCACAGCTCGCGCGACACGTTCGAGATCCTGTACGAGCGCGGCGTCTACATCGAAGCAAAGCCGTTCTCGATCGGCTTCCGCGTCGAGCACCCGCAGTCGCTGATCGACACCTGCCGCTTCGGCCCGAACGCCGGCCACCCGATCCTGGGCGCGGCCGACTACAAACTGGTGCATCATGCCAAGAACGGCCGCGCCGTCTACAGCTTCTGCATGTGCCCGGGCGGCACCGTGGTGGCGGCGGCGTCCGAGCCGGGCCGCGTCGTCACCAACGGCATGAGCCAGTATTCGCGCGCCGAGCGCAATGCCAACAGCGCCATCGTCGTCTCGATCAGCCCGGAAGATTATCCAGGCCACCCGCTGGCCGGCATCGAATTCCAGCGCCGGCTGGAAGAAAAGGCGTTCGAGCTGGGCGGCGGCAACTACAGCGCGCCAGGCCAGCTGATGGGCGACTTCGTCGCCGGCAAGCCGTCCACCGAGTTCGGCGCCGTGATCCCGTCGTACAAGCCGGCCGTGCACCTGACCGACCTGGCCACGATCCTGCCGGACTACGCGGTGGAAGCGCTGCGCGAAGCCTTCCCCGCGTTCGACAAGCAGGTGCGTGGCTACTTCAAGCACGACGCCGTGCTGACGGGGCTGGAGACGCGCACGTCGTCGCCGATCCGCATCAAGCGGCGCGACGACGACCTGCAAAGCCTGAACACGCGCGGCCTGTTCCCCGCCGGCGAAGGCGCGGGTTACGCGGGCGGCATCCTGTCGGCCGGCGTGGACGGCATCAAGGTGGCGGAAGCCGTCGCGCTGTCGATGGCGGCAAAGAAGTAA
- a CDS encoding TonB-dependent receptor produces MLRKTILVRSLTLAFGAAAVLPAMAQQAAPAEPVQKVVVTGSLISRADKETASPVQTLSADDLAKTGMTSVAEVLSNLSANGQGTLGTGFAGAFANGASGVSLRGLTVGLTLVLIDGHRMAPYPLSDDGQRQFVDVSSIPFDAVERIEVLKDGASALYGSDAVAGVVNIILKKSFKGFALKTDAGKSQHGGGNNYKVALTGGVGDLESDGYNAFLSAEYRHADAIKVSDRSEYEWANGDWRSRGGINTTRGVPSPANNFLTAASSPFFYNPAGPRLPGGSAADNPANYQFLDTNCNFAKYRAGGCAVDDIWSNIQPESHNLNVLGSFTKKLGNDWTLNLKGSVFKRQSVNNRGWPGTFSASSFLGNTSLVPGQNPQIVNVYGSTLFPAGRQGNNLGAPARLYGYIPGLNASATNDNSSTSTRFAAEVTGAALGWDVTAAIGHAKVKTESEYTGYVNRVALYQALNRATNPFNPLGGNSPEDMAAIQPSFGNTSESKLTFFDFVAQRELMQLQGGPLAMGWGISWKKKEQNAPSPSLLAEGIVGNGAAYVFGKETNTAAFAELNAMPIKDLELVAAARYDHYDTYGNSFTPSAKFKWKAHPMATLRGTFARGFRAPNSAEVGSASSFFSFHAINDPILCADGNPTTRGNVPTACQMTPAFVQVTTKDLEPEKSKSYTLGLVLEPVKNVSATLDYYSIEVKNQINTAAGLPGFVPSYVRNAIFPVEIANGDGTTTSGLPPVGTIAYATSGYVNTGATKTSGVELNLSTKQKFGEYGTGKAELTFNHMISYEIDSNGTKYELAGTHGPSAISGNTGNPKNRAQLVLGWEKGPATITTTFNWVGKFSALDPSIDVNDCANAVDVSSRTYFFGKDTPAAYCTIRSFTSTDLNMTYKVTPNLTLKASILNLFDRQPPIDVATYGNANAMTSYNASLHQAGAIGRFFSIGANYTF; encoded by the coding sequence ATGTTGAGAAAAACTATTCTTGTTCGTTCGCTGACCCTGGCGTTCGGCGCCGCAGCCGTGCTGCCTGCAATGGCACAGCAGGCCGCGCCGGCCGAACCGGTCCAGAAGGTTGTCGTGACGGGCTCCCTGATCAGCCGCGCCGATAAAGAAACCGCCAGCCCAGTGCAGACGCTGTCGGCTGACGACCTGGCCAAGACCGGCATGACGTCGGTGGCTGAGGTGCTGAGCAACCTGTCCGCGAACGGCCAGGGTACGCTGGGCACCGGCTTTGCTGGCGCATTCGCCAACGGCGCTTCCGGCGTCTCGCTGCGCGGCCTGACCGTCGGCCTGACCCTGGTGCTGATCGACGGCCACCGCATGGCACCGTATCCGCTGTCCGACGACGGCCAGCGCCAGTTCGTCGACGTATCCTCGATTCCGTTCGATGCCGTCGAGCGCATCGAAGTGCTGAAAGACGGCGCCTCCGCGCTGTACGGCTCCGACGCCGTCGCGGGTGTCGTCAACATCATCCTGAAGAAATCGTTCAAGGGCTTCGCCCTGAAGACCGACGCCGGCAAGTCCCAGCACGGCGGCGGCAACAACTATAAAGTCGCCCTGACCGGCGGCGTCGGCGACCTGGAATCGGATGGCTACAATGCCTTCCTGTCGGCCGAATACCGTCACGCCGATGCCATCAAGGTATCCGACCGTTCGGAATACGAATGGGCCAACGGCGACTGGCGTTCGCGCGGCGGCATCAACACCACCCGCGGCGTGCCGAGCCCTGCCAACAACTTCCTGACCGCGGCCAGCTCGCCGTTCTTCTACAACCCGGCTGGTCCTCGCCTTCCCGGTGGTAGCGCGGCGGACAACCCTGCCAACTACCAGTTCCTGGACACCAACTGCAACTTCGCCAAGTACCGCGCCGGCGGCTGCGCCGTGGATGACATCTGGTCGAACATCCAGCCGGAATCGCACAACCTGAACGTGCTGGGCAGCTTCACCAAGAAACTGGGCAACGACTGGACCCTGAACCTGAAAGGTTCCGTGTTCAAGCGCCAGAGCGTCAACAACCGCGGCTGGCCTGGCACCTTCAGCGCGTCCAGCTTCCTGGGCAACACCTCGCTGGTGCCGGGTCAGAACCCACAGATCGTCAACGTCTACGGCTCCACGCTGTTCCCGGCTGGCCGCCAGGGCAACAACCTGGGCGCACCCGCCCGCCTGTACGGCTACATTCCTGGCCTGAACGCCTCCGCCACCAACGACAACTCGTCCACCTCGACCCGCTTCGCGGCCGAAGTGACGGGCGCCGCGCTGGGCTGGGACGTCACGGCCGCGATCGGCCACGCCAAGGTGAAGACCGAATCCGAGTACACCGGCTACGTCAACCGCGTCGCGCTGTACCAGGCGCTGAATCGTGCGACCAACCCGTTCAACCCGCTGGGCGGCAATTCGCCGGAAGACATGGCCGCGATCCAGCCGTCGTTCGGCAACACGTCCGAGTCGAAGCTGACGTTCTTCGACTTCGTCGCGCAACGTGAACTGATGCAGCTGCAGGGCGGTCCGCTGGCCATGGGCTGGGGTATCAGCTGGAAGAAGAAGGAGCAGAACGCGCCTTCGCCGTCGCTGCTGGCGGAAGGTATCGTCGGTAACGGCGCCGCCTACGTGTTCGGTAAGGAAACCAACACGGCTGCCTTCGCCGAGCTGAACGCGATGCCGATCAAGGACCTGGAACTGGTCGCCGCGGCACGTTACGACCACTACGACACCTACGGCAATTCGTTCACGCCTAGCGCCAAGTTCAAGTGGAAAGCACACCCGATGGCCACGCTGCGCGGCACGTTCGCACGCGGCTTCCGCGCGCCGAACTCGGCTGAAGTGGGCTCGGCATCGTCGTTCTTCTCGTTCCACGCGATCAATGACCCGATCCTGTGCGCGGACGGCAACCCTACGACCCGCGGCAACGTGCCGACCGCCTGCCAGATGACGCCGGCGTTCGTGCAAGTCACGACGAAGGACCTGGAACCGGAGAAGTCGAAGTCGTACACGCTGGGTCTGGTACTGGAGCCGGTGAAGAACGTCAGCGCCACGCTGGACTACTACAGCATCGAGGTGAAGAACCAGATCAACACGGCCGCCGGCCTGCCAGGCTTCGTGCCGAGCTACGTGCGTAACGCGATCTTCCCGGTTGAAATCGCCAACGGCGACGGCACCACGACTTCCGGCCTGCCACCGGTCGGCACGATCGCCTACGCAACGTCCGGCTACGTGAACACCGGCGCGACCAAGACCAGTGGCGTCGAGCTGAACCTGTCGACCAAGCAGAAGTTTGGTGAATACGGCACCGGCAAGGCCGAGCTGACGTTCAACCACATGATCAGCTACGAAATCGACTCGAACGGCACCAAGTACGAACTGGCCGGCACCCACGGTCCTTCGGCAATTTCCGGCAACACCGGCAATCCGAAAAACCGCGCACAGCTGGTTCTGGGCTGGGAGAAAGGTCCTGCCACGATCACCACCACGTTCAACTGGGTGGGCAAGTTCTCGGCCCTGGATCCGTCGATCGACGTCAACGACTGCGCCAACGCGGTGGACGTGTCGTCCCGTACGTACTTCTTCGGCAAGGACACGCCGGCGGCCTACTGCACGATCCGTTCGTTCACGTCTACCGACCTGAACATGACGTACAAGGTCACGCCGAACCTGACGTTGAAAGCTTCGATCCTGAACCTGTTCGACCGCCAGCCGCCAATCGACGTCGCCACCTACGGCAACGCCAACGCGATGACGTCGTACAACGCCTCGCTGCACCAGGCAGGCGCGATCGGCCGCTTCTTCAGCATCGGCGCGAACTACACCTTCTAA
- a CDS encoding 16S rRNA (uracil(1498)-N(3))-methyltransferase — MPRFYIAHPLAAGQLVDLPPAVAHHVNVVRLEPGAAITLFNGEGGEYPAVLRDVGKKRATAELQAFDPREAELPFPVTLAQALPEGSKMDWIIEKAVELGVAAVQPLAARRCVVRLSAERAEKKLEHWHGVIEAACEQSGRNRLPRLAPPLDLRDWLAQPADGQRILLSPRASMSLAEWTHAQPAQPVTLLVGPEGGFTDEEEALAVQHGALALSAGPRVLRTETAALAVLAVLAAAWGGM; from the coding sequence ATGCCCCGCTTTTATATCGCCCATCCGCTGGCCGCCGGCCAGCTGGTCGACCTGCCGCCCGCCGTGGCGCACCATGTCAACGTCGTGCGCCTGGAGCCGGGCGCGGCCATTACCCTGTTCAATGGTGAAGGCGGGGAATATCCGGCCGTGCTGCGCGACGTGGGCAAGAAGCGCGCGACGGCCGAGCTGCAGGCGTTCGACCCGCGCGAGGCGGAGCTGCCCTTCCCCGTCACGCTGGCGCAGGCGCTGCCGGAAGGCAGCAAGATGGACTGGATCATCGAAAAGGCGGTCGAACTGGGCGTGGCGGCCGTGCAGCCGCTGGCGGCGCGGCGCTGCGTGGTGCGCCTGTCGGCCGAGCGGGCGGAAAAGAAGCTGGAACACTGGCACGGCGTGATCGAGGCCGCTTGCGAGCAAAGCGGGCGCAACCGGCTGCCACGGCTGGCGCCGCCGCTCGACCTGCGCGACTGGCTGGCGCAACCGGCCGACGGCCAGCGTATCCTGCTGAGCCCGCGCGCGAGCATGTCGCTGGCGGAATGGACGCATGCACAGCCGGCGCAGCCCGTCACCTTGCTGGTGGGGCCGGAGGGCGGTTTTACCGACGAGGAAGAGGCGCTGGCCGTGCAGCATGGGGCGCTGGCGCTGTCGGCTGGGCCGCGGGTATTGCGCACCGAGACGGCGGCGCTGGCGGTGCTGGCAGTGCTGGCGGCGGCCTGGGGCGGGATGTGA
- the tkt gene encoding transketolase, producing the protein MKSTLPHTQMANAIRALAMDAVQKANSGHPGMPMGMAEIAVALWSGHHRHNPANPKWVNRDRFLLSNGHGSMLHYALLHLSGYDVSMDDIRNFRQLHSKTPGHPEVDITPGVETTTGPLGQGLANAVGMALAEYLLAAEFNKPGHEVVDHYTYAFLGDGCLMEGISHEVCSLAGTLGLKKLIALYDDNGISIDGKVEGWFTDDTPKRFESYGWNVIPAVDGHDVAAVQAAIEAAKKADKPTLICCKTIIGKGSPNLQGGDKVHGAALGDKEIAAVREYISWGHEPFLLPDDVSSAWSFKEQGAALETEWNSKFDAYAAAFPQEAAELKRRMNGELPGNFEQTLQAAIAACVEKKETIATRKASQNAIQALAPILPEFLGGSADLTSSNLTNWKESVAVRSGKPGNHINYGVREFGMSAIMNGVALHGGYIPFGATFLTFSDYSRNALRMAALMKQRSIFVFTHDSIGLGEDGPTHQSVEHVSSLRLIPNLDNWRPADTVESMVAWGEAVKRKNGPSTLIFSRQNLPYQERSEQAIADIAKGGYILADAADAKAVIIATGSEVELAMNAAAALKEQGVPVRVVSMPSTDVFDRQDAAYKASVLGKGLPRVAVEAGVSDFWYKYVGLEGAVVGIDTFGESAPAGVLFKHFGFTVENVVAKVKSVIAA; encoded by the coding sequence ATGAAATCTACGCTTCCCCACACCCAGATGGCCAACGCAATCCGTGCGCTGGCGATGGACGCTGTCCAGAAAGCCAACTCCGGCCACCCCGGCATGCCGATGGGCATGGCCGAGATCGCCGTAGCCCTCTGGAGCGGCCATCACCGCCACAACCCGGCCAATCCGAAGTGGGTCAACCGCGACCGTTTCCTGCTGTCCAACGGCCACGGTTCGATGCTGCATTACGCGCTGCTGCACCTGTCCGGCTACGACGTGTCGATGGACGACATCCGCAACTTCCGTCAACTGCACTCGAAAACCCCGGGCCACCCGGAAGTGGACATCACGCCTGGTGTCGAGACGACGACCGGCCCGCTGGGCCAGGGCCTGGCCAACGCCGTCGGCATGGCGCTGGCGGAATACCTGCTGGCCGCCGAGTTCAACAAGCCCGGCCATGAAGTCGTCGACCACTATACCTACGCGTTCCTGGGCGATGGCTGCCTGATGGAAGGCATTTCGCACGAAGTGTGCTCGCTGGCCGGCACGCTGGGCCTGAAGAAGCTGATCGCCCTGTACGACGACAACGGCATCTCGATCGACGGCAAGGTGGAAGGCTGGTTCACCGACGACACGCCGAAGCGTTTCGAATCGTACGGCTGGAACGTGATCCCCGCGGTGGACGGCCATGACGTCGCCGCCGTGCAGGCCGCCATCGAGGCCGCGAAGAAGGCCGACAAGCCGACCCTGATCTGCTGCAAGACCATCATCGGCAAGGGCTCGCCCAACCTGCAGGGTGGCGACAAGGTCCACGGCGCCGCGCTGGGCGACAAGGAAATCGCGGCCGTGCGCGAGTACATCAGCTGGGGCCACGAGCCGTTCCTGCTGCCGGACGACGTGTCGAGCGCGTGGAGCTTCAAGGAGCAGGGCGCCGCGCTGGAAACCGAGTGGAACAGCAAGTTCGACGCCTACGCCGCCGCCTTCCCGCAGGAAGCCGCCGAACTGAAGCGCCGCATGAACGGCGAACTGCCGGGCAATTTCGAGCAAACCCTGCAGGCCGCCATCGCCGCCTGCGTGGAAAAGAAGGAAACCATCGCCACCCGCAAGGCGTCGCAAAACGCGATCCAGGCGCTGGCACCGATCCTGCCGGAGTTCCTGGGCGGCTCGGCCGACCTGACCAGCTCGAACCTGACGAACTGGAAAGAGTCCGTTGCCGTACGTTCCGGTAAACCTGGCAACCACATCAACTACGGCGTGCGCGAGTTCGGCATGAGCGCCATCATGAACGGCGTCGCGCTGCACGGCGGCTACATCCCGTTCGGCGCCACGTTCCTGACGTTCTCCGACTACTCGCGCAATGCGCTGCGCATGGCCGCGCTGATGAAGCAGCGCTCGATCTTCGTGTTCACGCACGACTCGATCGGCCTGGGCGAAGACGGCCCGACCCACCAGTCCGTCGAGCACGTTTCGTCGCTGCGCCTGATCCCGAACCTGGACAACTGGCGTCCGGCCGACACCGTCGAATCGATGGTGGCGTGGGGCGAGGCGGTCAAGCGCAAGAACGGTCCATCGACCTTGATCTTCTCGCGCCAGAACCTGCCGTACCAGGAGCGCAGCGAGCAAGCGATCGCCGACATCGCCAAGGGTGGCTACATCCTGGCGGACGCGGCCGATGCGAAAGCCGTCATCATCGCCACCGGTTCCGAAGTGGAGCTGGCCATGAACGCCGCCGCCGCGCTGAAAGAGCAGGGCGTGCCGGTGCGTGTCGTGTCGATGCCGTCCACCGACGTGTTCGACCGCCAGGACGCCGCCTACAAGGCCAGCGTGCTGGGCAAGGGCCTGCCGCGCGTGGCGGTGGAAGCCGGCGTGTCCGACTTCTGGTACAAGTACGTCGGCCTGGAAGGCGCCGTCGTCGGCATCGACACCTTCGGCGAATCCGCCCCGGCGGGCGTGCTGTTCAAGCACTTCGGCTTCACGGTGGAGAACGTGGTGGCCAAGGTGAAATCTGTCATTGCTGCATAA
- the gap gene encoding type I glyceraldehyde-3-phosphate dehydrogenase, protein MTIKVAINGYGRIGRNVLRAFYEGGKKQDIQIVAINDLGNAQSNAHLTRYDTAHGKFPGTVEVEGDNMIVNGDKIRVFAQRNPAEIPWGELGVDVVLECTGFFTTKEKASAHLKGGAKKVIISAPGGKDVDATIVYGVNHDVLKATDTVISNASCTTNCLAPLVKPLNDAIGLETGLMTTVHAYTNDQVLTDVMHEDLRRARSATQSMIPTKTGAAAAVGLVLPELNGKLDGYAIRVPTINVSIVDLSFIAKRDTTVDEVNQLMKQASEGALKGILTYNTEPLVSVDFNHNPASSNFDATLTKVSGRLVKVSSWYDNEWGFSNRMLDTTVALMNAK, encoded by the coding sequence ATGACGATCAAGGTAGCAATCAACGGTTATGGCCGTATCGGCCGCAATGTCCTGCGCGCTTTCTACGAAGGCGGCAAGAAACAGGACATCCAGATCGTGGCCATCAACGACCTGGGCAACGCGCAATCGAACGCGCACCTGACCCGCTACGACACGGCGCACGGCAAGTTCCCGGGCACCGTCGAAGTCGAAGGCGACAACATGATCGTGAACGGCGACAAGATCCGCGTGTTCGCGCAGCGCAATCCTGCCGAAATTCCATGGGGCGAGCTGGGCGTGGACGTCGTGCTGGAGTGCACCGGCTTCTTCACGACCAAGGAAAAAGCCTCGGCCCACCTGAAGGGCGGCGCCAAGAAAGTCATCATCTCCGCGCCGGGCGGCAAGGACGTCGACGCGACGATCGTCTACGGCGTCAACCACGACGTGCTGAAGGCAACGGATACCGTCATCTCGAACGCCTCCTGCACCACCAACTGCCTGGCCCCGCTGGTCAAGCCGCTGAACGACGCCATCGGCCTGGAAACCGGCCTGATGACGACCGTGCACGCCTACACCAACGACCAGGTGCTGACCGACGTGATGCACGAAGACCTGCGCCGCGCCCGTTCGGCCACGCAGTCGATGATCCCGACCAAGACCGGCGCCGCTGCCGCGGTGGGCCTGGTGCTGCCGGAACTGAACGGCAAGCTGGACGGCTACGCGATTCGCGTGCCGACCATCAACGTGTCGATCGTCGACCTGTCGTTCATCGCCAAGCGCGACACGACCGTCGATGAAGTGAACCAGCTGATGAAGCAGGCTTCCGAAGGCGCGCTGAAGGGCATCCTGACGTACAACACCGAGCCGCTGGTATCGGTCGACTTCAACCACAACCCGGCCTCGTCGAACTTCGACGCAACGCTGACGAAAGTCTCCGGCCGCCTGGTCAAGGTATCGTCGTGGTACGACAACGAGTGGGGCTTCTCGAACCGCATGCTGGACACCACCGTGGCGCTGATGAACGCCAAGTAA